Below is a genomic region from Candidatus Methylomirabilota bacterium.
CACGGGACCCGCCAGCGGCCCCCGCCCCGCCTCGTCGAGGCCGGCCACGCGCCCGACGCCCGACCGCCAGGCCTGGGCTTCGTAGCGGTAGGGCGCCGACGGAAACGGCGTCACGGCGGGGACCGCCGGGCTTATTGCTCGGCGAGAGTCGTCGGGATTTGTACCACGCGCTTCTCGCGGACCCGGGCCGCCCGGCCCGCGAGCTTGCGCAGGTAATAGAGCTTCGCGCGGCGCACGCGGCCCCGGCGGGCCAGGTCCACCCGCTCGATGCGCGGGGAGTGCAGGGGAAACGTGCGCTCGACGCCCACGCCGTACGAAACGCGCCGCACCGTGAAAGAGGCGCGGGCGCCTTCGCCGCGCTTGCGAATCACGACACCCTCGAACACCTGGGTGCGCTCCTTCTCGCCCTCCACGACCTTCACGTGGACGCGAACGGTGTCACCGGGGCCGAACCCGTCGCGGTCCTTCTTGAGCTGCGAAGCCTCCACCAGCCGGATGGCGTCCATGAGGTCGTCCCCTTCCCCTCCGTGATTCGCTTATTCGGGCTTCTCGCCCCGTTTGAAGCCGTCCACGAGCCTCTGCTCGTCCTCCGTCAGGTCCGCGCGCTCGAGCAGATCCGGGCGCGTCCGCCACGTCCGATACAGCGCCTGCCCGCGGCGCCAGCGCGTGATGCGGGCGTGGTCGCCCGAGAGCAGCACCGCCGGCACCCGTGCGCCCCGGAACTCTTCCGGTCGCGTGTACTGCGGAGGCTCCAGCAGGCCGCCCGCGAACGACTCCCGCTCGGCGCCTCCCGGGCACCCCAGCACCCCGGGCAGGAGCCGCACGACCGTGTCGGTCACCACCAGGGCCGGCAGCTCGCCTCCCGTCAGCACGTAGTCGCCGATCGACACGGCGTCGTCGACGAGCATCTCGCTCACGCGCTCGTCGACGCCCTCGTACCGCCCGGCCAGCAGGATCACGTGCTTCGCGCTCGCCAGCTCCCCGGCCATCTGCTGGGTGAACAGCCGCCCGCGCGGGTCCATCAGGATCACGCGCGCGGCCGGCGTGCGGAGCGCTTCGACGGCGGCGAAGAGCGGCTCGGGCTTGAGCACCATCCCGCCGCCTCCGCCAAACGGGTAATCGTCGGTAACCCGGTGCTTGCCCTCCGCGTAGTCTCGGAGATTCACCACCCGGATGTCAACGAGTCCGCGCGTCCGCGCGCGCCCGATCACCGACTCGGCCAGCGCCGGCTCCACCAGGGCCGGGAAGAGCGTCACGATGTCGATGCGCATGGCGTGCCGGCCGCTAGAGGTCGAGCAGGCCCTCGGGAGGCCGGATGACCACCCGGCGGGCGGCCAGGTCCACCTCGAGCACGATCTCCGGCACGGCCGGGATGAGATGCTCGCGGGGGCCGTCCTCGACGACCCAGAGGTCCTGCGCCGGCGCCGCCTCGATGCGCGTCACGCGGCCGACCTCGGCTCCGTCCTCCGTCACCACCCGGCAGCCTTCGAGCTGCCAGGGGTAGAAGCGCCCGGGCCCGGGCGGCAGCGCCTCGGACTCCGGGATCGCGATCAGCCGTCCGGCCAGGGCCCTGGCCGCCTCGGCGGACTCGCAGCCCGCCAGCGACATCAAGATCGCCTGGCCCTGCCGCCGGACCGCGACGACGCGCCGCGGCTCCCGCGCGTCCCGCGTTCTGTCCCACAGCACGCACGTGCGCACCCGCGAGAACCGCGCCGGGTCGTCCGTCAGCGGCACCACCCGGACCTCGCCCCCCAGGCCGTGGGCGCGCACGATCTCGCCGATGACCACCAGCCGCTCGCTACTCAATGATCTCGAGGACCGCGCGCTTGCGGAGCTTCGTGGCGGTCGCGTTGAGGATCGTGCGGATTGCCCGCGCGGTCCGCCCCTGCTTGCCGATGACCTTGCCCAGGTCGCTCTGGGCCACTCGCAGCTCGATCACCGTCACGTTCTCCCCCTCCACCTCGGTCACCCTCACCCTCTCGGGTTCGTCCACCAGCTCCCTGGCGATGTGCTCCACCAGCTCCCGCATACGACCAACTCCCAGCTGCGCTGCTGCGCCTGCCGCCGGCCTGCGCTACGCGCCTTCCTTCACGTTTTGCATCAGCCGCTTCACGGTGTTCGAAGGCTGGGCGCCCTTGGCGATCCACGCCTGGGCGCGGGCCCGGTCGATCTTCACCGTGGGCGGGTTCGTCAACGGGTTGTAGTGGCCGATGATCTCGATGAATCGCCCATCGCGGGGCGAGCGCGAATCGGCGACCACCACCCGGTACGTCGGTCTGCGTGTGGTTCCCGTCCGTCTCAGTCGGATCGAAACTGGCACGTCGTCACCCCCTCAGTGTGGGAAAGCCTGGAAGCCCCGCCCGGGGCAGCTTGCCCTCCAGCCCCTTGAACTGCTTCATCAGCTTGCGGAGCTGCGCGTACTGCTTGAGCAGCCGGTTGACGTCCTGCACGCTGGTACCGCTGCCGCGGGCGATCCGCTGGCGGCGGTTGCCGTTGATGATCTCAGGATGGCGGCGCTCCTGGGGCGTCATGGAGCCGATAATCGCGTCGAAGCGGGCGAGATCCGCCTGCTCGGCGCTGAGCTCCCGAGGGGCGCCCTTGAGCAGCTTGCCAAACGGCAGCATGCCGAGGATCTGATCGAGCGGCCCCATCTGGCGGACCTGCTTGAGCTGGTCGCGGAAGTCCTCCAGCGTGAAGGCGTCCTCGCGGAGCTTGCGCACCAGCTCCTCGGCCGTCTTCTGATCGACGGCCTCCTGGGCCTTCTCCACCAGCGACAGCACGTCCCCCATCCCGAGGATCCGCGAGGCGACGCGGTCGGGGTGGAAGGGCTCCAGCGCCTCCGTCTTCTCGCCCATCCCGACGAACGCGATCGGGCGGCCCGTGACCTGCCGGACGCTGAGGGCGGCGCCGCCGCGGGCGTCGCCGTCCATCTTGGTCAGGATCACCGCGTCGATCCCCACCGCCTGGTTGAACCGATCGGCGACGGTCACGGCGTCCTGGCCCGTCATCGCGTCGACCACCAGGAGCACGTGGTGCGGGCGGATCTCCGTGCGGATCGCGCGGAGCTCGTCGAGCATCGCCTCGTCG
It encodes:
- a CDS encoding KH domain-containing protein, with translation MRELVEHIARELVDEPERVRVTEVEGENVTVIELRVAQSDLGKVIGKQGRTARAIRTILNATATKLRKRAVLEIIE
- the trmD gene encoding tRNA (guanosine(37)-N1)-methyltransferase TrmD — translated: MRIDIVTLFPALVEPALAESVIGRARTRGLVDIRVVNLRDYAEGKHRVTDDYPFGGGGGMVLKPEPLFAAVEALRTPAARVILMDPRGRLFTQQMAGELASAKHVILLAGRYEGVDERVSEMLVDDAVSIGDYVLTGGELPALVVTDTVVRLLPGVLGCPGGAERESFAGGLLEPPQYTRPEEFRGARVPAVLLSGDHARITRWRRGQALYRTWRTRPDLLERADLTEDEQRLVDGFKRGEKPE
- the rimM gene encoding ribosome maturation factor RimM (Essential for efficient processing of 16S rRNA), with product MSSERLVVIGEIVRAHGLGGEVRVVPLTDDPARFSRVRTCVLWDRTRDAREPRRVVAVRRQGQAILMSLAGCESAEAARALAGRLIAIPESEALPPGPGRFYPWQLEGCRVVTEDGAEVGRVTRIEAAPAQDLWVVEDGPREHLIPAVPEIVLEVDLAARRVVIRPPEGLLDL
- the rpsP gene encoding 30S ribosomal protein S16, coding for MPVSIRLRRTGTTRRPTYRVVVADSRSPRDGRFIEIIGHYNPLTNPPTVKIDRARAQAWIAKGAQPSNTVKRLMQNVKEGA
- the ffh gene encoding signal recognition particle protein, which produces MFDSLSTRLQAVFDRLGSRGRLTEDNIQEALREVRLALLEADVNFKVVRAFVERVKARAVGQDVLGSLTPAQQVVKVVHDELVELLGGSGHRLSPAQHPPTILMLIGLQGSGKTTTAAKLARLYAKQGQHPVLAAADIYRPAAMDQLRTLGAQLGVPVVGASGQRPLEICRAAREEAAARGLTPLILDTAGRLHIDEAMLDELRAIRTEIRPHHVLLVVDAMTGQDAVTVADRFNQAVGIDAVILTKMDGDARGGAALSVRQVTGRPIAFVGMGEKTEALEPFHPDRVASRILGMGDVLSLVEKAQEAVDQKTAEELVRKLREDAFTLEDFRDQLKQVRQMGPLDQILGMLPFGKLLKGAPRELSAEQADLARFDAIIGSMTPQERRHPEIINGNRRQRIARGSGTSVQDVNRLLKQYAQLRKLMKQFKGLEGKLPRAGLPGFPTLRG
- the rplS gene encoding 50S ribosomal protein L19, whose translation is MDAIRLVEASQLKKDRDGFGPGDTVRVHVKVVEGEKERTQVFEGVVIRKRGEGARASFTVRRVSYGVGVERTFPLHSPRIERVDLARRGRVRRAKLYYLRKLAGRAARVREKRVVQIPTTLAEQ